The following are from one region of the Chitinophagales bacterium genome:
- a CDS encoding NAD-dependent epimerase, translating into MENVLLAGGTGLIGTRLSALLLREGYSVSILSRSHRGTSGSLRYYRWNIQKGYIDPEALAAATHVINLTGAPVAGSRWTPSRKRKILESRVLSTRLLREAATRSDRIKTFINASAVGFYGNGGSRWLTETDQPGDDFLATVCRQWEQEAQQPDNASMRTVILRIGLVLAREGGALPELLRPMHFGIAPYFNSGNQIQSWIHADDVCGIFLHALRSTKMQGIYNAVAPTPVSNFELVRTLRNIKQRWALLLPVPAPVLRLMLGEMASMLLISQRCSASKIVEAGYSFLYPEIHQALSAEVGKPG; encoded by the coding sequence ATGGAAAATGTACTCCTTGCAGGTGGCACAGGTCTTATAGGCACTCGGTTATCGGCTCTGCTGTTGCGCGAAGGTTATTCGGTAAGCATTCTGAGCCGAAGCCATCGCGGCACCTCGGGCTCTCTCCGGTACTACCGGTGGAACATTCAAAAGGGCTATATTGACCCGGAAGCACTGGCTGCAGCTACACACGTTATTAATCTGACCGGAGCTCCGGTAGCCGGCAGCCGGTGGACACCCTCCCGCAAACGAAAAATTCTGGAGAGCCGCGTCCTGAGCACGCGCCTGCTGCGGGAGGCAGCCACACGCAGCGACCGCATAAAAACCTTTATCAATGCTTCAGCCGTAGGCTTTTATGGCAACGGAGGAAGCCGATGGCTTACCGAAACAGACCAGCCCGGTGATGATTTCCTGGCTACCGTTTGCCGGCAATGGGAACAGGAGGCGCAGCAGCCTGACAACGCTTCCATGCGCACCGTCATTCTTCGCATCGGATTGGTGTTGGCCCGCGAGGGCGGAGCTTTGCCGGAATTGCTCAGGCCCATGCATTTTGGTATAGCTCCCTATTTTAACAGTGGCAACCAGATACAATCCTGGATTCATGCCGATGATGTATGCGGCATTTTTCTTCATGCTCTTCGCTCTACCAAGATGCAGGGCATCTACAACGCAGTTGCCCCCACCCCGGTAAGCAATTTTGAACTGGTGCGCACCCTGCGCAATATCAAACAAAGATGGGCACTGTTGCTGCCGGTTCCTGCGCCAGTTCTCCGTCTGATGCTGGGAGAAATGGCTTCCATGCTGCTCATTAGCCAGCGTTGCTCTGCATCCAAAATAGTGGAGGCCGGTTACAGCTTTCTATATCCCGAAATCCATCAGGCTCTGAGCGCGGAAGTGGGAAAGCCGGGATGA
- a CDS encoding ammonium transporter has protein sequence MKETVALNFTINNLWMMIAASLVFIMHLGFAGVESGLTRSKNTVNILFKNMMIVAIGLLTYALVGFNLMYPGPEFAGKLFGFAGFGLSLPQNGLSPDYNPGYTYWTDFIFQAMFAATAATIVSGAVAERIKLFSFLLFTVIYVSFCYPIAGMWKWGGGFLNTLETPFYDFAGSTIVHSVGGWAALMGAILVGPRIGKYVDGKIRPLPGHNLPLALTGMFLLWLGWFGFNGGSVLSADPGTVSLVFVTTSLAAAAGAVSAFITSYMISRSSDITMVINGILGGLVGITAGADQMGPLSACIIGAIAGVLVVLAVIGFDRMRIDDPVGAISVHLVCGIWGTLAVGLFGNLAGIQQFISQLIGVASVGALCVVFSFLLFFTLKKTIGLRVPEAEEIDGLDLIEHGMHAYPDFTGE, from the coding sequence ATGAAAGAGACGGTCGCCTTAAATTTCACCATAAACAATCTGTGGATGATGATTGCAGCATCCCTGGTTTTTATCATGCATCTGGGTTTTGCCGGAGTAGAATCCGGACTTACCCGATCGAAAAACACTGTAAATATTCTTTTTAAAAACATGATGATAGTAGCTATCGGGCTGCTAACCTATGCGTTGGTAGGCTTTAACCTGATGTATCCCGGGCCGGAATTTGCCGGTAAGCTGTTCGGTTTTGCCGGATTTGGCCTCTCCTTGCCACAGAATGGGTTATCGCCGGATTACAATCCTGGATACACCTACTGGACGGACTTTATTTTTCAGGCCATGTTTGCGGCTACGGCAGCTACGATTGTTTCGGGCGCTGTGGCCGAACGAATCAAACTGTTTTCGTTTCTGTTGTTTACGGTTATTTATGTTTCCTTCTGTTATCCGATTGCAGGCATGTGGAAATGGGGGGGCGGGTTTCTCAATACCTTGGAAACACCCTTTTACGACTTTGCCGGCTCTACCATCGTGCATTCGGTAGGAGGGTGGGCCGCTCTGATGGGCGCCATTCTGGTGGGTCCCCGTATTGGTAAATATGTGGACGGAAAAATACGCCCTTTGCCGGGCCATAACCTGCCCTTGGCGCTGACAGGAATGTTCCTGCTGTGGCTGGGCTGGTTTGGGTTTAACGGAGGCTCGGTACTTTCGGCTGATCCGGGAACCGTATCTCTGGTTTTCGTGACTACCTCGCTGGCTGCCGCGGCCGGGGCAGTAAGTGCATTCATTACATCCTATATGATATCCCGATCCAGTGATATAACCATGGTCATCAATGGTATATTGGGAGGCCTGGTGGGCATTACCGCTGGTGCCGATCAGATGGGCCCCTTGTCAGCCTGTATTATTGGAGCTATTGCGGGAGTGCTTGTAGTGCTGGCCGTTATCGGCTTTGATCGGATGAGGATAGATGATCCGGTAGGGGCTATATCGGTGCATCTGGTATGCGGCATCTGGGGGACCCTTGCGGTAGGTCTGTTTGGCAATCTTGCCGGCATCCAGCAGTTCATCAGTCAGTTGATCGGTGTGGCAAGTGTGGGCGCTTTGTGTGTCGTGTTCTCATTCCTTTTGTTCTTTACGTTGAAGAAAACCATAGGCCTCAGAGTGCCCGAAGCCGAAGAGATTGATGGACTGGATCTAATAGAGCATGGTATGCATGCCTACCCGGACTTTACCGGAGAGTAA
- a CDS encoding nitrogen regulatory protein P-II produces MKKIEAIIRTSKFEEVKTALKQSGIDFFSYWDALGVGNEHLRALHSYRGTVYDTNDIPRIFICIVLRDENVAKTIDCIEKAAYTGEVGDGMIFSYQIEESVRISNGARGEASTLGPGEII; encoded by the coding sequence ATGAAAAAGATAGAAGCCATCATCCGCACCTCCAAGTTTGAAGAGGTGAAAACCGCTCTGAAGCAAAGCGGAATAGACTTTTTCTCATACTGGGATGCCCTGGGTGTGGGGAATGAACACCTGCGGGCTCTCCACAGTTATCGGGGAACCGTGTATGATACCAATGATATTCCCCGCATTTTTATATGTATCGTCCTGCGCGATGAAAATGTGGCCAAAACCATTGATTGCATTGAAAAAGCTGCTTACACCGGTGAGGTGGGTGACGGAATGATCTTCAGCTATCAAATTGAGGAATCTGTCCGCATCAGCAATGGTGCCAGAGGAGAAGCATCTACTCTTGGCCCAGGGGAGATTATATAA
- a CDS encoding penicillin amidase, with protein MRSLLLCVLCLIVLPALARIKPENITIVRDSFGVPHIFAKTDSEVAYGLAWTHAEDDFLNIQYNLLAAKAMLGEVLGKEGVLFDYALQFLGIDTLVATRYDQAFSSDFKKILEGYAQGINDYAAAHPGEVLLKKALPFTGKDVIAGYTLQASLMAGIGMALRAIRNDRIAEYYSVNETGSNAIAIAPFRTTDQSAYLLVNSHQPIEGRFAWYEAHLNSEEGWNIIGGLFPGGVTCFVGTNPYLGWAHTNNFHTFGDIYQLQINPENKNQYRYDDQWRDFEVREIRLRIKLGFLKIRVKRKILVTEFGPVFENKKTLYALRFPGYMDLRAAEQWYRMNKATSFAEFEKALKTEALPMFNTIYADREGNIFFRSGGQLPRRNPALTWEQPITSSSSEYRWTQLLSYEELPSILNPECGYVFNANQTPLVASGDACDWEGDFVGLQRFSYNRGERFDDLLGSHEGPFSWEDFHRIKFDKSYARNGSYMRNFGALYTLDENKYPDIADAIRKLKNWNLEGTVDNQDAALALVVHDMLIRACECPFALLMIRKKKITEEEAVEAIRKAKKFLLKTHGSIDIPLGDVQRHIRGNINIPASGLREVPRAADARLYDKKRGQYRIEGGDGYIQMVRFYKDRVELHTINAYGASARPESPHYTDQMVMFQNEQFKRMTFDKNEIFSKALRIYHPGK; from the coding sequence ATGAGAAGTTTGCTCCTGTGCGTGCTATGCCTCATTGTGCTGCCAGCTCTGGCCCGCATTAAACCTGAAAACATCACTATCGTGCGCGACAGCTTTGGGGTGCCCCACATTTTTGCAAAAACCGACTCCGAGGTGGCTTATGGACTGGCATGGACTCATGCCGAAGATGATTTTTTAAACATACAGTACAACCTTTTGGCTGCTAAAGCCATGCTTGGCGAAGTGCTCGGCAAAGAGGGTGTGCTTTTTGACTACGCTCTGCAGTTTTTGGGTATTGATACACTGGTTGCCACCCGCTACGACCAGGCTTTCAGCTCTGATTTTAAAAAAATTCTGGAAGGCTACGCTCAAGGCATTAATGACTATGCCGCTGCCCATCCTGGAGAGGTTCTGCTCAAGAAGGCATTGCCTTTTACAGGTAAAGATGTCATAGCTGGCTATACCCTGCAGGCATCCCTGATGGCTGGCATAGGCATGGCACTGCGGGCTATCCGTAATGACCGCATTGCAGAGTATTATTCGGTGAATGAAACCGGATCCAACGCCATAGCTATCGCCCCTTTCCGCACAACGGACCAAAGCGCCTATCTGCTGGTCAACTCGCATCAACCTATTGAAGGTCGTTTTGCCTGGTATGAGGCGCACTTAAACAGCGAAGAGGGCTGGAACATTATCGGGGGATTATTTCCCGGAGGCGTCACCTGCTTTGTAGGCACCAACCCCTATCTGGGATGGGCGCATACCAACAATTTTCACACCTTCGGTGACATTTATCAGCTTCAAATAAATCCGGAAAACAAAAATCAGTATCGCTATGACGACCAGTGGCGCGATTTTGAAGTCAGAGAAATCCGTCTGCGCATAAAACTGGGATTCCTGAAAATACGGGTAAAAAGAAAAATTCTGGTTACAGAGTTCGGACCGGTATTTGAAAACAAAAAGACCCTCTACGCACTGCGTTTTCCCGGTTATATGGACCTGCGGGCTGCTGAACAATGGTATCGTATGAACAAAGCCACTTCTTTTGCTGAATTTGAGAAGGCTCTTAAAACGGAAGCCCTCCCCATGTTTAACACCATTTATGCCGACCGGGAAGGGAATATTTTCTTTCGTTCAGGGGGCCAACTCCCCAGGCGCAATCCGGCTCTCACATGGGAGCAACCCATTACCTCCTCCAGCTCCGAATACCGCTGGACACAGTTGCTTTCCTATGAAGAACTCCCCTCTATACTGAATCCGGAATGCGGCTATGTGTTTAATGCCAATCAAACTCCTTTGGTAGCTTCCGGGGATGCCTGTGACTGGGAGGGTGATTTTGTTGGCCTGCAGCGCTTTAGTTATAACCGCGGAGAGCGCTTTGACGACTTGCTGGGTAGCCACGAAGGCCCCTTTAGCTGGGAAGATTTTCACCGCATCAAGTTTGACAAGTCGTATGCCCGAAATGGCAGCTACATGCGAAACTTCGGAGCATTATATACCCTGGATGAAAACAAATATCCCGATATCGCAGATGCCATCCGGAAACTCAAAAATTGGAACCTGGAGGGTACAGTGGACAACCAAGATGCCGCCCTTGCTCTTGTGGTGCACGACATGCTCATCAGAGCCTGTGAATGCCCTTTTGCCCTGCTGATGATTAGGAAGAAAAAAATTACGGAAGAGGAAGCCGTGGAGGCAATCCGAAAAGCCAAAAAGTTTTTATTGAAAACCCACGGAAGTATAGACATTCCGCTGGGTGACGTGCAGCGCCATATCCGGGGCAACATCAACATCCCCGCCAGCGGGCTGAGAGAAGTGCCCCGCGCTGCAGACGCCCGACTGTATGATAAAAAACGCGGACAATACCGCATTGAGGGAGGAGATGGTTACATACAGATGGTGCGCTTCTACAAAGACCGTGTAGAATTACATACCATCAATGCTTATGGCGCATCCGCCCGCCCGGAAAGCCCGCATTACACCGATCAGATGGTGATGTTTCAAAATGAACAATTCAAACGCATGACCTTTGATAAAAACGAAATTTTTTCAAAGGCCCTGCGCATATATCATCCGGGAAAATAA
- a CDS encoding transporter — translation MEDILSRTFYHNTLENWLISAGIVVLSLVSAKVAYWVFSKVLNKITARTQTGLDDLIVEKMRKPVLMLLVLIGIKVALERLHFTDVVDAWLQRGFILVITLNVTWFVIRVLESVVEAYLVPYSKQRGSRLDDQMLLLIERLMRALVWSIGIIAGLNNAGFDVGALIAGLGIGGLAFALAAQDTIKNIFGGIIIFIDKPFKIGDRIVIENYDGVVEYIGVRSTHIRTLPGTLITIPNARFSESAIDNISQEPARRIKVTLGLTYDTSPEKIQRAMQLLREISQEHDHLIDHQRTVVYFANFGAYSLDITMFYFIRKESDIMETQSVINQRILKVFNDNGLEFAFPTQTVYKKALQ, via the coding sequence ATGGAGGATATTCTCAGTCGCACCTTTTATCACAATACTCTGGAAAACTGGCTGATATCGGCCGGCATTGTAGTGTTATCCCTGGTAAGCGCCAAAGTAGCGTATTGGGTTTTCAGTAAGGTGCTGAATAAAATAACAGCACGCACCCAGACAGGGCTGGATGATTTAATAGTGGAAAAGATGCGCAAGCCGGTGCTGATGCTTTTAGTGCTTATAGGCATCAAGGTGGCTTTGGAGCGGTTGCATTTTACCGATGTGGTGGATGCTTGGCTGCAACGCGGATTTATACTCGTCATAACGCTGAATGTTACCTGGTTTGTGATTCGCGTGCTGGAATCTGTGGTAGAGGCTTATCTGGTTCCTTATTCTAAACAACGTGGCAGCCGGCTGGATGATCAGATGCTGCTGCTGATAGAGCGCCTGATGCGGGCCTTGGTCTGGTCTATCGGTATCATAGCCGGTCTGAACAATGCCGGTTTTGATGTGGGCGCGCTTATTGCCGGGCTGGGTATCGGGGGATTGGCTTTTGCCCTTGCTGCACAGGATACGATTAAAAACATATTTGGGGGCATAATTATTTTCATTGACAAGCCTTTCAAGATAGGCGACCGCATTGTGATTGAAAATTATGATGGAGTAGTGGAATATATTGGTGTGAGGAGCACCCATATCCGGACGCTTCCGGGCACACTGATCACGATTCCGAACGCCCGGTTTTCTGAAAGCGCCATAGACAACATCTCGCAGGAGCCGGCCCGCAGAATTAAAGTTACTCTGGGGCTTACCTACGATACATCACCCGAAAAAATTCAACGAGCCATGCAATTGCTCAGAGAGATTTCGCAGGAGCATGACCATCTGATTGATCATCAGCGCACGGTGGTTTATTTTGCCAACTTCGGGGCGTATTCGCTGGATATCACCATGTTTTATTTTATCCGGAAGGAAAGCGATATCATGGAAACCCAGTCGGTGATTAACCAGCGCATACTGAAAGTCTTTAACGATAACGGCCTGGAGTTTGCCTTCCCCACGCAAACCGTTTACAAGAAAGCGCTGCAATAA